One Microplitis demolitor isolate Queensland-Clemson2020A chromosome 2, iyMicDemo2.1a, whole genome shotgun sequence DNA segment encodes these proteins:
- the LOC103571470 gene encoding uncharacterized protein LOC103571470 isoform X2 produces the protein MLQQRGLCILSISVILFIAASAKPWKEYAGKTVYSRSLGSLPESKMNTVNVPYIPKPSFFPKFVDPKMMIAQKTELLKKLFGGLDPVDYSSTGLSDNFSTFLRSKPMNSKFGLFASEYGSSYPETEFNDFDSSDSLYQRKRSIITPITNVPTNQGSPPLYPIFGSMSEDPEVYNYNSLQQYLPSVFGPFGPYEGFGAYGLYNPSPAIDPASIFAAKKTQFLDKLFKSLSTNTSDLETDTPIAKSTMVPSKFWSSFSNFKEITTESSLPKSTIVPPGFWAPSSIIPAPGEYTTKVSIFLDKLFKSIANKTAAKAAAGFDATNIDFSSDVITRSLFNDVPDDTKNRVTRSVNDIQTLSIAKDAIVDSIIAELGSLKTDMFDNFNDLIMAQKLSMSIGKKGVKSTKAGSTSLDEPIRIDYSIPYKQKMMLLSEVFDILTELQKNISMAVSDAIKSSTTEDPDQDDNQYSDDKYSGQKYMFNETFADAVLNKLMETNKPIGYQTPTSFYQPSASVYQPEVSVNQPLVPIIQPTEPFWMAYVKGKNSTPKSKKMKKVATRDIENDGENYISSKDYSNGQENDKDEYKRALKMSMRQGYQSMPPGTVESVQAGGGSVPGHQGGGLKLLIKMPQHSIMDV, from the exons ATGCTCCAACAAAGAGGTTTGTGTATTTTGTCAATATCAGTTATTCTTTTTATTGCTGCAAGTGCTAAACCATGGAAAGAATATGCAGGAAAAACAg tttactCCCGATCTCTTGGTTCATTACCTGAGTCTAAAATGAATACAGTCAATGTACCATACATACCAAAGCCTTCATTCTTCCCGAAGTTCGTTGATCCAAAAATGATGATAGCGCAAAAAACcgaattattaaagaaactcTTTGGTGGCCTGGATCCAGTTGATTATTCGAGCACAGGCttatctgataatttttccacttttttACGATCAAAACCCATGAACTCTAAATTTGGATTATTTGCTTCGGAATACGGTTCCTCATACCCTGAAACTGAATTCAATGATTTTGATTCATCAGATTCATTATATCAACGTAAACGAAGCATCATAACGCCAATAACTAATGTTCCAACTAATCAAGGTTCACCCCCTTTATACCCAATATTTGGATCGATGTCCGAAGATCCCGAAGTCTATAACTATAATTCTCTCCAACAATATTTACCTAGTGTATTTGGACCTTTTGGGCCTTATGAGGGATTTGGTGCGTACGGACTGTATAATCCAAGCCCAGCCATCGATCCTGCTAGCATAtttgcagctaaaaaaactcaatttttagataaactcTTTAAAAGTCTCAGTACCAATACTTCAGATCTCGAAACAGATACACCAATTGCTAAGAGTACAATGGTCCCTTCAAAGTTTTGGTCATcgttttctaattttaaagaaatcaCAACTGAATCTTCCCTACCTAAGAGCACAATCGTACCTCCAGGTTTTTGGGCTCCATCGTCGATTATTCCTGCTCCCGGAGAATATACGACAAAGGTTTCTATTTtcttagataaattatttaaaagtatcgCAAATAAGACTGCTGCCAAAGCTGCTGCTGGCTTTGACGCGActaatattgatttttcatctgaTGTAATTACGAGATCTCTTTTTAATGACGTCCCAGATGATACCAAAAATCGTGTTACTCGGTctgttaatgatattcaaaccTTATCAATTGCCAAAGATGCAATTGTTGACTCGATTATTGCTGAACTTGGATCATTGAAAACAGATatgtttgataattttaatgatttgatTATGGCTCAGAAATTATCTATGTCAATAGGAAAAAAAGGTGTCAAGTCTACCAAAGCGGGATCCACAAGTTTAGATGAACCTATACGAATTGACTACAGTATACCgtacaaacaaaaaatgatgctATTGAGTGAAGTATTTGACATACTAACTGAACTCCAGAAGAATATAAGTATGGCTGTTTCCGATGCGATTAAAAGTAGTACTACTGAAGATCCTGATCAAGATGATAATCAATATTCGGACGACAAATACTCAggacaaaaatatatgtttaatgAAACTTTTGCCGATGCtgttctaaataaattaatggaaacaaataaacCTATAGGTTATCAAACTCCTACATCATTTTATCAACCTTCTGCATCAGTGTATCAACCTGAAGTTTCAGTTAATCAACCTCTGGTTCCAATAATTCAACCGACTGAGCCTTTTTGGATGGCTTACGTTAAAGGTAAAAATTCAACTCCAAAATCTAAGAAAATGAAGAAAGTAGCAACGAGAGATATTGAAAATGATGGAGAAAATTATATCTCAAGTAAAGATTACAGTAATGGACAGGAGAACGATAAAGACGAATATAAGCGAGCGTTGAAAATGTCTATGAGACAAGGTTATCAAAGTATGCCACCTGGAACAGTAGAAAGTGTTCAAGCTGGGGGAGGTTCAGTGCCAGGACATCAAGGAGGTGGATTGAAACTTCTT ATAAAAATGCCTCAGCATTCAATAATGGACGTGTAA
- the LOC103571470 gene encoding uncharacterized protein LOC103571470 isoform X1, giving the protein MLQQRGLCILSISVILFIAASAKPWKEYAGKTVYSRSLGSLPESKMNTVNVPYIPKPSFFPKFVDPKMMIAQKTELLKKLFGGLDPVDYSSTGLSDNFSTFLRSKPMNSKFGLFASEYGSSYPETEFNDFDSSDSLYQRKRSIITPITNVPTNQGSPPLYPIFGSMSEDPEVYNYNSLQQYLPSVFGPFGPYEGFGAYGLYNPSPAIDPASIFAAKKTQFLDKLFKSLSTNTSDLETDTPIAKSTMVPSKFWSSFSNFKEITTESSLPKSTIVPPGFWAPSSIIPAPGEYTTKVSIFLDKLFKSIANKTAAKAAAGFDATNIDFSSDVITRSLFNDVPDDTKNRVTRSVNDIQTLSIAKDAIVDSIIAELGSLKTDMFDNFNDLIMAQKLSMSIGKKGVKSTKAGSTSLDEPIRIDYSIPYKQKMMLLSEVFDILTELQKNISMAVSDAIKSSTTEDPDQDDNQYSDDKYSGQKYMFNETFADAVLNKLMETNKPIGYQTPTSFYQPSASVYQPEVSVNQPLVPIIQPTEPFWMAYVKGKNSTPKSKKMKKVATRDIENDGENYISSKDYSNGQENDKDEYKRALKMSMRQGYQSMPPGTVESVQAGGGSVPGHQGGGLKLLNLPNHQNYPNWNERSDRADFYESYKNYRHHH; this is encoded by the exons ATGCTCCAACAAAGAGGTTTGTGTATTTTGTCAATATCAGTTATTCTTTTTATTGCTGCAAGTGCTAAACCATGGAAAGAATATGCAGGAAAAACAg tttactCCCGATCTCTTGGTTCATTACCTGAGTCTAAAATGAATACAGTCAATGTACCATACATACCAAAGCCTTCATTCTTCCCGAAGTTCGTTGATCCAAAAATGATGATAGCGCAAAAAACcgaattattaaagaaactcTTTGGTGGCCTGGATCCAGTTGATTATTCGAGCACAGGCttatctgataatttttccacttttttACGATCAAAACCCATGAACTCTAAATTTGGATTATTTGCTTCGGAATACGGTTCCTCATACCCTGAAACTGAATTCAATGATTTTGATTCATCAGATTCATTATATCAACGTAAACGAAGCATCATAACGCCAATAACTAATGTTCCAACTAATCAAGGTTCACCCCCTTTATACCCAATATTTGGATCGATGTCCGAAGATCCCGAAGTCTATAACTATAATTCTCTCCAACAATATTTACCTAGTGTATTTGGACCTTTTGGGCCTTATGAGGGATTTGGTGCGTACGGACTGTATAATCCAAGCCCAGCCATCGATCCTGCTAGCATAtttgcagctaaaaaaactcaatttttagataaactcTTTAAAAGTCTCAGTACCAATACTTCAGATCTCGAAACAGATACACCAATTGCTAAGAGTACAATGGTCCCTTCAAAGTTTTGGTCATcgttttctaattttaaagaaatcaCAACTGAATCTTCCCTACCTAAGAGCACAATCGTACCTCCAGGTTTTTGGGCTCCATCGTCGATTATTCCTGCTCCCGGAGAATATACGACAAAGGTTTCTATTTtcttagataaattatttaaaagtatcgCAAATAAGACTGCTGCCAAAGCTGCTGCTGGCTTTGACGCGActaatattgatttttcatctgaTGTAATTACGAGATCTCTTTTTAATGACGTCCCAGATGATACCAAAAATCGTGTTACTCGGTctgttaatgatattcaaaccTTATCAATTGCCAAAGATGCAATTGTTGACTCGATTATTGCTGAACTTGGATCATTGAAAACAGATatgtttgataattttaatgatttgatTATGGCTCAGAAATTATCTATGTCAATAGGAAAAAAAGGTGTCAAGTCTACCAAAGCGGGATCCACAAGTTTAGATGAACCTATACGAATTGACTACAGTATACCgtacaaacaaaaaatgatgctATTGAGTGAAGTATTTGACATACTAACTGAACTCCAGAAGAATATAAGTATGGCTGTTTCCGATGCGATTAAAAGTAGTACTACTGAAGATCCTGATCAAGATGATAATCAATATTCGGACGACAAATACTCAggacaaaaatatatgtttaatgAAACTTTTGCCGATGCtgttctaaataaattaatggaaacaaataaacCTATAGGTTATCAAACTCCTACATCATTTTATCAACCTTCTGCATCAGTGTATCAACCTGAAGTTTCAGTTAATCAACCTCTGGTTCCAATAATTCAACCGACTGAGCCTTTTTGGATGGCTTACGTTAAAGGTAAAAATTCAACTCCAAAATCTAAGAAAATGAAGAAAGTAGCAACGAGAGATATTGAAAATGATGGAGAAAATTATATCTCAAGTAAAGATTACAGTAATGGACAGGAGAACGATAAAGACGAATATAAGCGAGCGTTGAAAATGTCTATGAGACAAGGTTATCAAAGTATGCCACCTGGAACAGTAGAAAGTGTTCAAGCTGGGGGAGGTTCAGTGCCAGGACATCAAGGAGGTGGATTGAAACTTCTT